CATTTTCCATGTTTTTATGTTTGTTGTTACACGGAGTAAACTCTTTGCCCTTTATATAGCCCGGATTATTTTGCTTTATTTCATTGTGATGGTCTGTTACCTTCAAGGCTATGGCTTACTACTGGGCCAACCAATAGCCAGGTTTATTTTAGTGCATGCACACTTTTTTATCGCCCTCGGCTACATTTCTACCATTCTGTTTAACAGTTATTTTTTAAAACTCAAACGGCAGCTCCCGCAGCTTCATAAATTCTTTAAGGCATTAATGTTTGGATGGGGTTTAATCCTAATCTGCTCGTTATGGGATGCCAGAAGCATGACCAATATGCTTACACAAATTTTATTTTTATTAACTTCCTTACTTTTTCTCTTCAGTAGTGTTAAAGTTATTATCATTCGCGGGTATGCCAAAAACAATCCATTCATCTGGTGTTACGTATTTGGATGGATTCCAGTGGCGCTTACTTCTATCTACCTTGTTTTTTGCTTAACGAAACTCATTCCCTTTCAATCTTATAGTTTTAATTTACTCACTTTAGCTGGTATAATTGAAGGAATACTTATTAGTCTTGGTCTTTATGGCCAACGGCTAAGGTTATTAACAAGACATAATGCGCATTTTAGGAGGCAACGTATCCTGCTTCAAGAACAGGTAGAAGGTTACCGTAAACAACTCGATGCAAAACCAGAAAAACCTGTTGAACATTTTTCTTTAA
The nucleotide sequence above comes from Pedobacter riviphilus. Encoded proteins:
- a CDS encoding 7TM diverse intracellular signaling domain-containing protein, which encodes MNTLLVPVKLVTESVLNHALFNAHSLQPIYMGIALMILIFHVFMFVVTRSKLFALYIARIILLYFIVMVCYLQGYGLLLGQPIARFILVHAHFFIALGYISTILFNSYFLKLKRQLPQLHKFFKALMFGWGLILICSLWDARSMTNMLTQILFLLTSLLFLFSSVKVIIIRGYAKNNPFIWCYVFGWIPVALTSIYLVFCLTKLIPFQSYSFNLLTLAGIIEGILISLGLYGQRLRLLTRHNAHFRRQRILLQEQVEGYRKQLDAKPEKPVEHFSLKALIELAHTRDPSFMKRFSETESIFIERLLQVSPQLLPAELTLCAYIRLNFDTKEIARTCKLSVRAVESRKYRIRKKLGIDGETNMHTWMLGLTNRPK